TGTATTTGTGTTCACCCCATGGGTTGGTCCAGTCTACGGTACCTCCTCCCGGGTTGTCGGGGACACGGTTGGTGTATAAGCTTTTGTTGAAAATGAGGATGCCGGAGGAGCCGGGCCCGCCCAGAAACTTATGAGGGGAAAAGAAGATGGCGTCCAATGCCTGCTCTTCATTCTTCGGATGCATGTTGATGTCGATGTATGGCGCAGAACAGGCAAAGTCAACAAAACAAAGTCCGCCATGGCGATGCATGATGGCGGCCATTTCATGGTAGGGTGTTTTGATACCGGTGACATTTGAACATGAGGTGATGGCCGCAATTTTAACTTTCCTGTTTTTATACCTGTCCAGAAGTTTCTCCAGACTGGAAAGCTCAACCAGTCCCTCTTCATTGGCATCCATGATCTCCACGGTGCATATGGTTTCCAGCCAGGTGGTCTGGTTGGAGTGGTGTTCCATATGAGTCAGAAAAACCACGGGTCTTTCTTCATCGGGAATGTGAATACGGTCACGGTATCGTTCGTGTATTTTAAGTCCGAGAATCCTCTGGAACTTATTCACTACGCCTGTCATGCCGGAATTGGAAGAAATGATGATGTCATTCTCGCTGGCATTCACATGGCGTTTGATCAGATGCATGGCATGGTGGTATGCCTGCGTCATGGTGGACCCGGTGAACGAGGTCTCCGTATGGGTGTTGGCTACGAAGGGTGCTACCTCGTTTTGCATGCGCTCCTCAATGGGACGGTAAAGTCTTCCGCTTGCCGTCCAGTCGGCATATGAGATCACTTTCTCCCCGTCAGGACCGGAAAAGGTCTGGTCGATCCCGATGATGTTTTTCCGAAAAGGCTCGAACCACTGTTCCAGCTCCGAAACGGCGGTTTTTATTTGTACAGCTTTGTTCTCCACAAAACAAAAATAAGAGATAATTGGAGATTGTGGAGTCATCGATGTTACTCTGTGAAACTCTGTGCATTCTCTGCGATACTCTGTGCTAAAAAAGGAAACCGAACACATATAACACAAAGGGCACAGAGCAACCTTTAAAGAAACACCTCCGTGTAACTCCGTGCATTCTCCGTGAAACTCTGTGTTAAAAACATACCTGGCACAGCGTGTTTATAGAAGTCACAAAGTTTACAGCGGTTTGTGAGAATACCGAAATATTCCCGGGTAGGTCAGATCGTTAAGATATTTTGCCAATACTCAATTCACTACTGCATGAGCCAGGCTTTCCCTCCAAACCAGTACCACAACACCGGTGATGGCCAATATGGCACCCGCAATGGATGGCAGGGTGATCTTTTCTTTATAGTAAAGAACGGCGATGGGTAACACCATGATAGGCAATAAGGAAAAAATGGTTTGCGCAACGGATACCTTCAGAAGGGTGATGGCATAGATGCTCAGTGAAACAACGATCACAGGACCCAATACTGCTCCCGTGATACTATATAATATAGCCGTCCGGTTCCCGCTTAACAATGGCCGGGTGACCCTTCGAAGTCTCCCGGAAAGTATTGTGATCGTGTAAATGGCAATGGTGCCGGTGACCATACGGATCCATGTGGCATGAAGAACGTGAAGCCCCGGCGTGGTTTGGGTCAATCCCTTCTTGGCAAGAACCAGTCCGGTGCCCTGACAGACAGCACCTGCAAGTGCGTAAACAACGCCTTTTCCGAAAGAACCGTGTTCTTCGGTAAAACCTTCTTCACGCTTCGGCTTGTTGAATATGAGCAACAGAATGCCTGAAATGGTGACCAGCATGCCGACAATGCCAAACACGTTCAGGGTTTCCCCAAGAAGCCAATACCCTCCTGCCAGCGCTGCAATAGGCGCAACAGTGGTAAATGCACTTGACAATCGTGCGCCGAGAATGGCAAAGCTGGTGAAGTTAAAATGATCACCCAGGGCCAGGCCGATGATGCCGGATAAGCCCAGCCATATAAAGTGGGATGGCAATGGAGTGGTGAACAGTTTAATGGGAGAGATACCCATCGCAACGGAGGCCATGATGGTTAGCAGCAATGTGGCGATAACCAGTCGGAAATGATTAAGTACGTTGGCTCCTATACGGCGCGCTCCCTCAGTGAATGAGAAGATGCTCAAAGACCAGCACATGGTGGTTCCCACGGCGATCAGGATACCTGTCATACGGCAAAAGTGCTAACCATTTTGTTAAGGGAGAAGCACGAAGGTATGAAATAGGTGACTTGTTATGTTGGGGGTGAATAATTTTCTCACACCTGGTAAGACCGTGAACCGAAGATCATGCTTCCCACCCGAACCATGGTGCTGCCTTCTTCCAGGGCAATCTGATAATCTCCGGACATGCCCATGGATATTTCCTTGAAGCTTAGTTGATCGGCGAAGTACTTTTCACGCAAAGAGTCGAAGATTCCCTTCAGGTTCCGGAATTCACTTCTTACTTTGTCCTGGTTGTCAGTAAACGTGGCCATTCCCATCACGCCATGAATGGCGATGTGGTTCATGGCTTTGTATTCTTCGCTTTCCAGTAGTTGTCTCGCTTCATCTATATTCAGGCCGAACTTACTTTCCTCTGTGGCAATATGAAATTGGAGCAGGCAGGGAATCACCCGGTTGTTTTTGGCGGCCTGTTTGTTGATCTCTGCCAGCAGCTTGAGACTGTCTACCGCATGGATCATGGCTACGAAAGGCGCAATGTACTTCACCTTGTTGGTTTGCAGGTGGCCGATAAGGTGCCATTGTATATCCGGGGGCAGGACCGGTTGTTTGGTTTGAAGCTCCTGTACCTTGTTCTCTCCGAATATCCGCTGACCGGCGTCATAGGCTTCGCGGATCACTTCCGGGGGGTGGGTTTTGGATACGGCGATCAATGAGGCTCCGAAGGGCTTCAGTTCATTGTTGATCGTCGTCAACTGAGTAGCAATATGATCCTGGGTCATAAAAAAAAGCCCCGCCGGTTCTGGCGGGGCGGTATTAATCAATTCAATCCGTGGACTACAAGTCCGCTTCTGAGTTTAGGTTCAAACCATGTCGTTTTAGGAGGCATGATGTTACCGGTATCGGAAATCTTGATCAGCTGATCAAGGGTCACGGGGTAGAGGGCAAAGGCGACAGTCATTTCACCGCTGTTCACTCTCTTTTCCAGTTCACCAAGGCCGCGGATTCCGCCAACGAAATCAATTCGTTTATCCGTACGAAGGTTTACAATATTCAGGATCGGTTCCAGTACCTGTTGCGAAAGCACAGTCACGTCAAGCACACCGATCGGGTCATTGTCATCGTACGTTCCGGCTTTGGCTGTCAGGGAATACCATTTTCCATCAAGGTACATACCGAAGTTATGCAGGCCGGTCGGACGGTGTTGACCGGAAGCTTCACTAACTTCAAATCCCTCGGAAAGCTTTTGAAGAAAATCTTCTTTAGACAATCCGTTCAAATCCTTTACTACACGGTTGTAGTCGAAGATCTTCAATTGGTTGTCGGGGAAATTCACGGACAGGAAATAATTAAATTCTTCCGAGCCGCTGAAGCCGCCGTTTTCCTTACGTAGATCCTGACCTACAAGGGCTGCTGCCGCGGTTCTGTGGTGACCATCTGCCACATAAACACTAGGGATGCTGTTGAAGGCATCGCTGATCTGTTGGATGGTAGCATCGTCATCCACAACCCAAAGTTCGTGGCGGATGTTGTCGTCTGCAGTGAAGTCGTATTCCGCAGGTTTGCTGCTGGTAACCTTGGTCATGACTTCGTCCAGAGAGGCGACAGCGGGGTAGGTGAAAAATACCGGCTCTGCATTGATGCCACTGATCCGAACATGTTTCTTGCGATCTTCTTCTTTGTCCGGACGGGTCAGTTCGTGCTTTTTGATGACATCATTGAAATAGTCATCAACCGCAGAACAACCAACGATACCCGTTTGCTTACGTCCGTCCATGGTTTGTGCATAGATATAGTAGCAGTCTTTGTTGTCTTGAAAAAAGACGCCATCTTCAATCAGTTTCTTGAAGTTGTCACGGCCTTTTTCATACACTTCCTGGGCATAGTGATCTATACTCTCCGGGAGATCAACTTCCGGTTTTACCACGTGAAGGAATGAGTAAGGTTTACCCTTTACTTCTTCCCGTGCTTCTTCGGAGTTCAATACATCGTATGGGCGGGATGCCACTTCAGATACCTTATCCTTTACAGGGCGATATCCTTTAAATGGTTTCAGTACAGCCATTTTTTTGGTAGATAGGTGTTAGGCTATGAAATCTTAGGTCCTGTTATGATCAGGAACCTACGGTTTGTTGTTTGTAAGAGGCGATAAGAAAATCAGCCAGTTCCTCACCGATGCGATCCTGTGCTTCCTCTGTAGCCGCACCGATATGCGGGGTCAGGGAAATCTTCGGATGGGTAAGCAATTCGGTACGTGGAGTGGGCTCATTTTCAAATACGTCGATACCGGCGTGGGCTACCTTTCCGCTGTTGAGAGCGTCAACCA
This genomic stretch from Flavobacteriales bacterium harbors:
- a CDS encoding aminotransferase class V-fold PLP-dependent enzyme; the protein is MTPQSPIISYFCFVENKAVQIKTAVSELEQWFEPFRKNIIGIDQTFSGPDGEKVISYADWTASGRLYRPIEERMQNEVAPFVANTHTETSFTGSTMTQAYHHAMHLIKRHVNASENDIIISSNSGMTGVVNKFQRILGLKIHERYRDRIHIPDEERPVVFLTHMEHHSNQTTWLETICTVEIMDANEEGLVELSSLEKLLDRYKNRKVKIAAITSCSNVTGIKTPYHEMAAIMHRHGGLCFVDFACSAPYIDINMHPKNEEQALDAIFFSPHKFLGGPGSSGILIFNKSLYTNRVPDNPGGGTVDWTNPWGEHKYIDNIEAREDGGTPSFLQTIRVAMCIRLKEAMNTEKILAREKELIDIIWPGLEAIPNLHILAGNIRERLGVISFYIDQAHYNLIVQLLNDKYGIQVRGGCSCAGTYGHYLLHVDKDHSKSITEKINLGDMSDKPGWVRLSVHPTTTNEEARLFVKAITDVAENHEIYAADYKYNSKTNEFEHKSTPSDESRLVDQWLNRPL
- a CDS encoding YggS family pyridoxal phosphate-dependent enzyme; the protein is MTQDHIATQLTTINNELKPFGASLIAVSKTHPPEVIREAYDAGQRIFGENKVQELQTKQPVLPPDIQWHLIGHLQTNKVKYIAPFVAMIHAVDSLKLLAEINKQAAKNNRVIPCLLQFHIATEESKFGLNIDEARQLLESEEYKAMNHIAIHGVMGMATFTDNQDKVRSEFRNLKGIFDSLREKYFADQLSFKEISMGMSGDYQIALEEGSTMVRVGSMIFGSRSYQV
- a CDS encoding DUF1015 domain-containing protein; amino-acid sequence: MAVLKPFKGYRPVKDKVSEVASRPYDVLNSEEAREEVKGKPYSFLHVVKPEVDLPESIDHYAQEVYEKGRDNFKKLIEDGVFFQDNKDCYYIYAQTMDGRKQTGIVGCSAVDDYFNDVIKKHELTRPDKEEDRKKHVRISGINAEPVFFTYPAVASLDEVMTKVTSSKPAEYDFTADDNIRHELWVVDDDATIQQISDAFNSIPSVYVADGHHRTAAAALVGQDLRKENGGFSGSEEFNYFLSVNFPDNQLKIFDYNRVVKDLNGLSKEDFLQKLSEGFEVSEASGQHRPTGLHNFGMYLDGKWYSLTAKAGTYDDNDPIGVLDVTVLSQQVLEPILNIVNLRTDKRIDFVGGIRGLGELEKRVNSGEMTVAFALYPVTLDQLIKISDTGNIMPPKTTWFEPKLRSGLVVHGLN
- a CDS encoding DMT family transporter — its product is MTGILIAVGTTMCWSLSIFSFTEGARRIGANVLNHFRLVIATLLLTIMASVAMGISPIKLFTTPLPSHFIWLGLSGIIGLALGDHFNFTSFAILGARLSSAFTTVAPIAALAGGYWLLGETLNVFGIVGMLVTISGILLLIFNKPKREEGFTEEHGSFGKGVVYALAGAVCQGTGLVLAKKGLTQTTPGLHVLHATWIRMVTGTIAIYTITILSGRLRRVTRPLLSGNRTAILYSITGAVLGPVIVVSLSIYAITLLKVSVAQTIFSLLPIMVLPIAVLYYKEKITLPSIAGAILAITGVVVLVWRESLAHAVVN